In Aegilops tauschii subsp. strangulata cultivar AL8/78 chromosome 3, Aet v6.0, whole genome shotgun sequence, one genomic interval encodes:
- the LOC109754902 gene encoding eudesmanediol synthase-like, with protein sequence MDAGAAFAPSVWGDFFVTYVPPPTQRSEEWIRERAEQLKRLVHRMFFLEDGEAVVGVAKAVALVDTLERLGLDSLFRDDIAVAISHAHLAGEEWPEYVGYDDLHVAATRFRLLRQHGIWVSTGVLDKFRDGTGSFSASLSSDPRALLSLYHAAHMAVPGEATLDDAIAFARRHLETMNGELQSPVAEQRYLPEYAQEETHDGTLLELARLKSHIMRSIHLRELKALSLWWRDVYNAVNLKYCRDRMVEVYLWSCGMIPEEEHSRARLLFAKTFGIVSFLDDTFDVHATIEECHSLNEAFQRWDESAVSALPEYLCMLYIKTLSNFKEFEDLLEPQEKYRMSYAKKAYQLQSEYYMQEAQWTNDKYEPSFEEHVELSGMSTGLPMLNLMALMGYDGTIATQEVFEWMSVPVPDAVRAGALIGRFLNDISSYKLGKNKKDVGSTVECYKLEKGSTGEEAVAAIAAMNEHMWRVLNQTYMEVDRALLPAAQLVVSIARTCEVIYLRGRDGYTFGSHAKDLVKALFLDPIPL encoded by the exons ATGGACGCCGGCGCTGCCTTCGCCCCGTCGGTGTGGGGCGACTTCTTCGTTACCTACGTCCCTCCTCCCACACAG AGATCGGAGGAGTGGATCAGGGAGAGAGCAGAGCAGCTGAAGAGGCTAGTGCACAGGATGTTCTTCTTGGAGGACGGCGAGGCCGTCGTCGGCGTGGCCAAGGCGGTGGCACTGGTTGACACGCTCGAACGGCTCGGCCTCGACAGCCTCTTCCGCGACGACATTGCAGTGGCCATTAGCCATGCCCACCTTGCCGGTGAGGAGTGGCCGGAGTATGTAGGCTACGATGATCTCCACGTCGCCGCCACTCGGTTCCGCCTGCTCAGGCAGCACGGTATCTGGGTGTCTACAG GTGTGTTGGACAAGTTCAGAGATGGCACGGGCAGTTTCAGCGCAAGCCTGAGCAGCGACCCAAGAGCTCTGCTGAGCTTGTACCACGCTGCTCACATGGCGGTACCGGGCGAAGCTACTCTAGACGACGCCATCGCTTTTGCACGTCGCCACCTCGAGACCATGAATGGTGAGCTCCAGTCACCGGTGGCGGAGCAG CGTTACCTCCCCGAGTACGCGCAGGAGGAGACGCACGATGGCACGCTGTTGGAGCTCGCTAGGCTCAAGTCTCACATCATGAGGTCCATTCACCTCAGGGAGCTCAAGGCCCTGTCCTT GTGGTGGAGGGATGTTTACAACGCCGTGAATCTGAAGTACTGTCGGGACCGTATGGTGGAGGTCTACCTCTGGAGCTGCGGAATGATCCCGGAAGAGGAGCACTCACGCGCACGCTTGCTATTCGCCAAGACGTTTGGAATCGTGTCATTTCTGGATGATACTTTTGACGTCCACGCCACCATTGAGGAGTGCCATAGTCTTAATGAAGCATTTCAGAG ATGGGATGAAAGTGCGGTTTCTGCTCTACCCGAATACCTGTGCATGCTATACATCAAAACCCTAAGCAACTTCAAGGAATTTGAGGATCTTTTGGAGCCACAAGAGAAATACCGCATGTCTTACGCTAAAAAGGCG TACCAACTACAGTCAGAATACTATATGCAGGAGGCTCAATGGACCAATGACAAGTACGAGCCGAGCTTTGAGGAACACGTAGAGTTGTCTGGCATGTCCACGGGCCTACCTATGCTTAACCTCATGGCCCTCATGGGTTATGATGGCACCATCGCAACCCAGGAGGTGTTCGAGTGGATGAGCGTGCCCGTCCCCGACGCGGTCCGAGCCGGTGCACTGATCGGCCGCTTCCTCAATGATATATCCTCATACAAG TTGgggaagaacaagaaggacgTGGGTAGCACCGTGGAGTGCTACAAGCTGGAGAAGGGGTCGACCGGGGAGGAGGCCGTGGCGGCGATCGCCGCCATGAACGAGCACATGTGGAGGGTTCTGAACCAGACGTACATGGAGGTAGACCGCGCGCTGCTGCCTGCAGCACAGCTGGTGGTGAGCATAGCCAGGACGTGTGAGGTCATCTACCTACGCGGCAGGGACGGCTACACCTTTGGCAGCCATGCCAAGGACCTTGTCAAGGCACTCTTCCTCGACCCTATCCCCCTTTAG